One Oryza glaberrima chromosome 11, OglaRS2, whole genome shotgun sequence genomic region harbors:
- the LOC127753757 gene encoding probable non-specific lipid-transfer protein 2 has translation MMMRKSPPSTSPVYAAAAVLLLMYLMAMGVGVVEAAVLPPSRCNPTLLTPCAGPTLFGGPVPPACCAQLRAQAACLCAYARSPNYGSYIRSPNAKRLFTVCGLPIPRCS, from the coding sequence ATGATGATGAGGAAGTCACCACCATCAACATCGCCGGTGTATGCCGCTGCAGCCGTGCTGCTCCTCATGTACTTGATGGCCATGGGCGTCGGCGTGGTGGAGGCAGcggtgctgccgccgtcgaggtGCAACCCTACGCTGCTGACGCCATGTGCGGGGCCGACGCTGTTCGGGGGGCCGGTGCCGCCGGCGTGTTGCGCACAGCTGCGGGCACAGGCGGCGTGCCTATGCGCGTACGCGCGGAGCCCCAATTACGGCAGCTACATCCGGAGCCCCAACGCCAAGCGTCTCTTCACTGTTTGCGGCCTTCCCATACCGCGGTGCTCCTAG
- the LOC127754790 gene encoding monosaccharide-sensing protein 2-like, producing the protein MMKSTVFSAVAVSIGYTLLGWDFTTVLEANIHMKKEFGLNNGPSIDGIILAVSVFGSIAITVFSGSLLDWLGRRAALIYSSLLLISGGLLMVWSPNIYILLLARLIVGSGSGLVFTCVPIYISETSPPNMRGSLGTMPQFMFFVGIVFSYCLIFWMTLIPSPNWRIMIGAIFAPSLVYFALLVFYLPESPRWLVSDGKISEARISLQWLRGKDDVSGEIALIADGMNMITETAVGGHAVGAVRSQSFFGTSTNQMSRHSTFYWHLSDPLVDLLGSIHESMSELGAGRNSYFPVFNSFNIVEQERTSEQRGNDSLQQSREAYSAEEGNNGDNLQASLLSQVASAETNDINTSFTSEGSSSYLRRHGTSTSGLAQDLISSLHDHDIEEDDEEIHIAALSSQPALGSGLHPFRQQIVRLSETADIKPKWRVLLQPGVRHALCYGMLIQALQQSAGISGLLRYTPQILEQVGVISLFSDIGLDSHSASILISVLNASLMLPCITVAMILMDVCGRRVLLLVSIPFLTLSVGAISLSNIVKMGSLPHEILFQLSLTICFCSYVIGLGPIPNILCSEMFPTRARATCASFCSLAFWFGRLLSIYCFPVMLSTIGLSGACAIYAFVCCLVLVFVYLRVPETKGLPLELIAEIFKFSRQECL; encoded by the exons ATGATGAAGTCAACGGTATTTTCTGCGGTTGCTGTTTCTATTGGTTATACATTACTTGGATGGGATTTTACAACCGTTTTGG AGGCTAATATCCACATGAAGAAGGAATTTGGTTTGAACAATGGACCTTCTATTGATGGAATAATTTTAGCAGTTTCAGTTTTCGGGTCTATCGCAATCACAGTATTCTCTGGATCGCTATTAGATTGGCTTGGCAGACGTGCTGCACTGATTTACTCTTCTCTGCTATTGATTTCCGGTGGCCTTCTAATGGTGTGGTCTCCTAACATATACATTCTACTTCTAGCTAGGCTTATTGTTGGATCAGGAAGTGGTCTGGTTTTCACCTGTGTTCCGATTTATATATCTGAAACATCTCCTCCAAATATGAGGGGATCACTGGGAACTATGCCACAGTTCATGTTCTTTGTAGGAATAGTCTTCTCCTATTGCCTGATATTCTGGATGACACTGATACCTTCACCTAACTGGAGAATTATGATCGGCGCAATCTTTGCTCCTTCCTTGGTCTACTTTGCTTTATTGGTGTTCTACTTGCCAGAGTCACCTAGATGGCTTGTAAGCGATGGAAAAATTAGTGAGGCCCGAATTTCCTTACAGTGGCTTAGAGGGAAAGATGATGTATCAG GAGAAATAGCTCTTATTGCGGATGGTATGAACATGATAACGGAAACAGCTGTTGGAGGACATGCTGTTGGTGCTGTTCGAAGTCAAAGTTTTTTTGGAACTAGCACAAACCAGATGTCGCGCCATAGTACTTTCTATTGGCACCTGTCAGATCCATTAGTTGATCTTCTTGGAAGCATCCATGAGAGTATGTCGGAATTAGGAGCTGGACGAAACAGCTACTTCCCTGTCTTCAACAGTTTTAATATTGTGGAACAAGAACGGACGAGTGAGCAGAGGGGGAATGATAGTCTTCAACAATCTAGGGAGGCATATTCTGCTGAAGAAGGCAATAATGGAGATAATTTGCAAGCTTCTCTACTTTCCCAAGTAGCAAGTGCTGAAACAAACGATATAAATACATCATTCACCTCTGAAGGGAGCTCTTCATATTTGAGAAGACATGGTACATCAACATCAGGGCTTGCGCAAGATTTAATATCTTCTTTGCATGATCATGACATTGAAGAAGATGACGAAGAAATCCATATAGCAGCATTATCTAGCCAGCCTGCACTTGGTTCAGGACTACATCCATTTCGACAACAAATTGTCCGATTGTCTGAAACAGCTGACATAAAGCCTAAATGGAGGGTACTTCTTCAGCCAGGAGTCAGGCATGCCTTGTGTTATGGTATGCTGATTCAAGCTCTTCAGCAG TCTGCAGGAATCAGTGGCCTTCTCCGATACACTCCTCAAATTCTTGAACAGGTCGGAGTAATTAGTTTGTTTTCAGACATTGGACTTGATTCCCATTCAGCATCGATCCTCATAAGTGTTCTTAATGCTTCGCTGATGCTCCCCTGTATAACTGTTGCAATGATACTGATGGATGTCTGTGGAAGAAG GGTTCTTCTCCTGGTCAGTATCCCCTTCCTAACATTATCAGTCGGTGCCATATCTTTGTCCAACATTGTGAAGATGGGATCTTTGCCACATGAAATCCTCTTCCAGCTCTCATTAACCATTTGCTTCTGCTCATATGTCATCGGTCTGGGGCCAATACCCAATATTCTCTGCTCCGAGATGTTCCCAACAAGGGCCCGTGCAACATGTGCAAGTTTTTGCTCACTTGCCTTCTGGTTTGGCAGACTACTTTCAATTTACTGCTTCCCGGTGATGCTAAGTACCATTGGGCTCAGTGGGGCATGTGCGATTTATGCATTCGTGTGCTGCTTGGTTCTCGTGTTCGTCTACTTAAGAGTTCCAGAGACGAAGGGTCTTCCCTTGGAGCTCATAGCTGAGATTTTCAAGTTCTCAAGACAAGAATGTCTATAG
- the LOC127754789 gene encoding pollen receptor-like kinase 3, which yields MVTLLLAFRLSTLFLLLLLAAGAIAVDPDGAAAPDTAAAPDTEAAALLRLKASLIDPTNALEAWSPSSPSPPCDETHRWPRVQCYNGVLIGLRLARLNLSGDFDFAALSRLPGLHSINLIRNNFSGPLPASLAAVRSLRALYLSRNAFSGPVPGDVFAAMSWLKKLYLDRNDFSGELPAGAIAGAPRLQELHLDHNRIEGRVPSKLPATLRLFNVSHNRLTGVLPEAVAARFNESAFAGNPGLCGAPGSGAGACAAAAPSPAHSAMPPMSAADYFAVQEETSVFVVMGIIMLVVLLVAGAMVLMLRQDEGTSTASSGYEHPAIGAPSGNLSVPHAAGAAASAQLVTMEQGGSGAGGGGGVGGARKQVAEFVLMSNAAGEFGLPELMKASAEVLGNGTLGSAYKAAMRNGVTVAVKRMRDMNRVGRAEFEEHIRMLGELRHPNVLSPVGYHYRKEEKLIVSEFMPRGSLLYVLHGDQSPDRVVLDWPARMRIAVGVVRGLSYLHEKLGIPAMRLVSMTGADFDAPPPPPPHGNLKSGNILLDAHLEPRIVDYGFFPLVNTSQAPHAMFAFRSPEAASAAGAGAGAGAQRAALSARSDVYCLGIVLLELVTGKFPSQYLLTARGGTDVVQWAASAVAGGTEQEVVDPVVAAGAGPAAVRLLRVGVRCTIPEPESRPSMADVARMVEQVAGGGGGGAS from the exons ATGGtcaccctcctcctcgccttccgCCTCTCcactctcttcctcctcctcctcctggccgccggcgccatcgccgtcgatcccgatggcgccgccgcgcccgataccgccgccgcgcccgataccgaggcggcggcgctcctccggCTCAAGGCGTCGCTGATCGACCCGACGAACGCGCTAGAggcgtggtcgccgtcgtcgccgtcgccgccgtgcgaTGAAACACACCGGTGGCCAAGGGTGCAGTGCTACAATGGCGTCCTCAtcggcctccgcctcgcccgccTCAACCTCTCCGGCGACTTCGACTTCGCGGCGCTGTCGCGGCTACCCGGGTTGCACTCCATCAACCTCATCCGCAACAACTTCTCCGGCCCGCTGCCGGcgagcctcgccgccgtgcgcaGCCTCCGCGCGCTGTACCTGTCCCGGAACGCGTTCTCCGGCCCGGTCCCCGGCGACGTGTTCGCCGCCATGAGCTGGCTCAAGAAGCTCTACCTCGACAGGAACgacttctccggcgagctcccggccggcgccatcgccggcgcgccgcgccTCCAGGAGCTCCACCTCGACCACAACCGGATCGAGGGGCGCGTCCCGTCCAAGCTCCCGGCGACGCTCCGGCTGTTCAACGTGTCGCACAACCGCCTCACCGGCGTGCTCCCggaggccgtcgccgcgcggTTCAACGAGTCGGCGTTCGCCGGGAACCCCGGGCTGTGCGGCGCGCcggggagcggcgccggcgcgtgcGCCGCTGCGGCGCCGAGCCCCGCGCACTCCGCGATGCCGCCGATGTCGGCCGCCGACTACTTCGCCGTCCAGGAGGAGACCAGCGTGTTCGTGGTCATGGGCATCATCATGCTCGttgtcctcctcgtcgccggcgccatggTGCTCATGCTCCGGCAGGACGAGGGGACCAGCACCGCGTCGTCGGGGTACGAGCACCCCGCCATCGGCGCGCCCTCCGGCAATCTGTCCGTTCctcacgccgccggcgccgccgcgtcggcgcagTTGGTGACCATGGAGCAgggcggctccggcgccggcggcggcggcggcgtcggcggcgcacgGAAACAGGTGGCGGAGTTCGTCCTGATGAgcaacgccgccggcgagttCGGGCTGCCGGAGCTGATGAAGGCGAGCGCCGAGGTGCTCGGGAACGGCACGCTGGGGTCGGCGTACAAGGCCGCCATGCGCAACGGCGTGACGGTGGCGGTGAAGCGGATGCGCGACATGAACCGCGTCGGCCGCGCCGAGTTCGAGGAGCACATCCGGATGCTCGGCGAGCTCCGCCACCCCAACGTCCTCTCCCCCGTCGGCTACCATTACCGCAAGGAAGAAAAGCTCATCGTCTCCGAGTTCATGCCACGTGGCAGCCTCCTCTACGTCCTCCACG GTGACCAGAGCCCGGACAGGGTGGTGCTGGATTGGCCGGCGAGGATGAGGATCGCCGTCGGCGTGGTGCGCGGCTTGTCGTACCTCCACGAGAAGCTGGGCATCCCGGCGATGAGGCTGGTGAGCATGACCGGCGCCGACTTcgacgcgccaccgccgccgccgccgcacggcaaCCTCAAGTCCGGCAACATCCTGCTCGACGCCCACCTGGAGCCCCGGATCGTGGACTACGGCTTCTTCCCGCTCGTCAACACGTCGCAGGCGCCGCACGCCATGTTCGCGTTCCGGTCGCCcgaggccgcctccgccgccggcgccggcgccggcgccggcgcccagcGCGCCGCCCTGTCGGCGAGGTCCGACGTGTACTGCCTCGGCATCGTGCTCCTCGAGCTCGTCACGGGGAAGTTCCCGTCGCAGTACCTCCTCACGGCACGCGGCGGCACCGACGTCGTGCagtgggcggcgtcggcggtggccggcggcaccGAGCAGGAGGTCGTCgaccccgtcgtcgccgccggcgccggccccgccgccgtgcGGCTGCTGCGGGTCGGGGTGCGGTGCACCATCCCGGAGCCGGAGAGCCGGCCGAGCATGGCGGACGTCGCGAGGATGGTCGagcaggtcgccggcggcggcggcggcggcgcgtcgtga